DNA from Castor canadensis chromosome 3, mCasCan1.hap1v2, whole genome shotgun sequence:
ACCCACTGGCTGGAGCTGTTGGGCTGCGTCCTGGGGAGGTCTTTGCACATTAAAGGATGAGGCTTGGTGGGTGCTATCGCAGTGGGGAGCAGCAGCTGGGGTCCTGGGGTGGGGTGGTCTCGGATGGGGCCACTTTCCTGGGCTGGAAGCTGAGCCCAGCGTTGTGGATTCTAGGAAGGAGGTGACATCAGGAATGACCTGGGGAGTATCCAAGCTCCGCATTAgctgaggtggggagagggtgggaggtgAATGTGGGGGTGAATGTGCATCCAGTGCCAAGTGCACGCCTTGGGGCGTATGCATATAGTGTGGGTTGTGTGTGCAGGTCCGTGGCACTGTAGCAGCAGGGGGTCCTGCTCAGCCACTGCTACACATTCCTGCTCCTTCAGCCTCTCCCTCCTGACCAGTCAGTGAGAGGTGGGGGATTCCTGGGGCTCCAACTCTGTGCTCCCCAGGGAACATGAGGTCCTCCATGTCCTCACATAGTGCTTGCTTCCCAGCAGCCTCTCTATCTTCAGAGGGGGGCATTCCTGGACACCCTTCCACCTGCTAGTCCAACCTTCTGCCACACAGCAGCTACCTCTGGGTTCTCTTGCTGGATTGTGTCATTTTAGTCCATGCTCGTCCCCCCAGGAGGCAGGAGTGGAGTTTGGGGAGGTGGCCTGGGTGTGTATAGGGGGCTGAGCCGACCCTATGGGCTATAGGCAGCCTCGTCTCTAAGAAGAGAGAGGACCAGGGTCAGCTGTTTAGGGCCCATCACTGCTCTATGAGAGCACCCAAATggtgtgggggtggagggaaggtgaGCGCGAGGACCATCACGCAGCCTGAACACTGTGGTCACCGCTGCTTCAGCCCAGGGCTACACTTCTTCTCTAACTCCCACTCAGACCTGTGGTCCCCATACAGGTACCTGGTGTTGCCACTGCCCCGACACCCTGGTACAGAATGGACATGCACAGCATctgcatagacacacacacacacacacacacacacacacacacacacacacggagcacccagctgcacacactcactcTGTACCACTTTCTAGTATCCCCTTGCTCTCTGGAAGGAGAGGCTCTTTGGCCTCCAATTCTCACAGTTTGCTGCTAGCCCACTCCGAAGCTCCCCGCCAGGAAACCCAGCCCGTCTCCAGATTGCCTGAAGCCCTCCCTGTTCCTACCACACATCCCCAGCTAGGTCTGGCCACAGCAATCCCTGCCTGCAGAGGTACACTGCCCCTTCGTAGGAGACCTGTGTGGACAAGGACCCAGCAGGTACCACTTGGGGCCCCCAGTTCTGCCAGGGGCTGCAGTCCAGTGTGCAGGCTAGCACTACCCTCTCTGCATAGGATGAACAAGTACCACACATGGGTTTGCTGGCAGGGGCTCAAGGTGTCCAAAATGATTTCTAGAAAAGATTTATCTCTGAACTCCAGAGTACACGCTCCTCCTGCCCTCATGATTCCTGGCTGTTCACCTTGTCCTaggtgaaagagaaagagggaggggaaggggaaatccAACCCAGCTGCTCACAGAGAAAAATGGGGCCTCCAGAGAAACCCTGGGGTTGGAGTCACGGAGTCCTGCCAGGTTTAGCCTGGAGTGCTGGGCAGGGAAGGAGTGTATCTGCTGCCACTTCAACAGCCCCATCCCCATGGGACAGCCCCTAGCCCCTGTCCCCACAGGCCTGCATTTTCTCTGCTAGAAGGAAGGCTCTGTGCAAAGGGTTCCTTGGGGCAGGGACACTGAAAACTGAGATGTCCTTGGTCCTCTGCtcttgagcaggactcagtagttaCCGGGACCAGGCCAGCAGCCTCAGCCATAAATGTGCCGGCGCCCTGAGCCTTTCCTTGGGAAGTCAGCCTGTGTGGGACACGCAGGCCCTGTGACAACCCTCCCTGGCAAGACTGGCTGGAGCCTGCAAGTCTTCCCCTTGTCAAAGGCAGCTCCTGAATTCAAGGCTTTATTGAACTCCGAACCAGTGCCTTCCCTCCCCTCAGCATTTCCTCCTACAGAGACACCGACTGGAGGCTCACCTGGGATTTTGCTCAACTTTCACAGAGATCAGGTCTCCCTGACTCTCATTGTAAAGCCAAGGGGCAGGGGGACATGGGAGGACCTGCCTTTTGGGAGCCTGGGACTGAGACATACACTCAGGATTCACTCAAGAACTGCAGTGCACAGGCAACAGGAGCCTCCGTGTTGCTGGTCAGAAAACCAGCGCTGGCTCTGGCGTAGGTGCATTAGAGAAGCCCCCACAGGGTGGGGAGTCTCTGAATCTGCACACTTCCTTCCCATGGTGAAGAGAGAGAACAGTCCCTTAAAAAGGGGCAGTCAGCCTGAGTCCCTATAGGGTGAGGTTTCCACAGGGTCCTGGTTCCTCCTGGTACACCCAAGGCCCTTCTTGGACTGTTCAGAGAATGGAGGCCAGGCCACTCCTAGGGGCAAGGGAGGCAGAAGAACTGGCACAGCTCTTGCTACCAGAATGCTGCACTTGGGGGGTCACTACCAAGGGTACCCCCTGCCTGGATGGAAGCCTGTGGCCAATAGCTGCTGGGACTTGTTCCTGAGGGACAGCCTCTGAGGACGCAGGCCCTGTGGGTGCAAAGCCAGTTTGTTTACAACCTAGTCGGTTTCTCCCTGGTCCTGCCCGGTCAGGGGCACCTGGAGCTAAGGCAAAGCCCCATCTAGGGTTGCCTCCTTATCTTTCTATTTCGGAGAAACGAGTCAAAGACAAAAGTCACAGACGCAGCAGCCAGGCTCTGGTGACTTTTGGATCTAAacggatttattttgttttcgtTTTTTCTTCAGTCTCGtagcaaatgaaaaaagaatgcaacaaaaaacccaacaacacaacaaaacttTCAATGAGTTGTTGAATCTCCTGCTTCTGAAAACTCAGCAGGAGCCCGGTGGGAGGAGCGACGGGGCCTCGCCCAGCCTAGAGGCCGTAGCACCCACTTCTTGCCCCTTTTCCCGGCTAGTCCAAAAAGTGGCCAAGCTTTAAGAAGAATTCCACAAACAAAacgaaatacaattttaaaacattttctccacCCGCCCATGCCAGGAGGTTCAGGCCTAAAcctctttaaaaatttcttttggaaatactgtgcattacttcgttttctttcacttctcttgaaggttaaaataagatatatttcCCCAGGAGTCATAAATACGATCTGGTGCATAGAGAAATAGCAGCGCGGGAGTCCGGGCCAGCCCCCACCCGGCTGAGCACGGCgacccccacccccctccccccgtcGAGAACAGCTGGGCAGCAGGACCGAACGCGGCAGGTAAGGTTCCTCGGCTCCAGGGAACGCGGGGCAGGGCTGGGGGCAAGCGGGCAGGAGGGCAGACAGGGCCGGGCCCCTCCGAGCGACCAGGCGAGCGACGCATGCGGGCACTCGCGGACATCCGAGGGCGCACCGGTTGGGGAAGGAGCTTCCTCCGGGTTTTCTTTTCTAATCATCAAGCAAAAATAATTACAACTGTTTCGAAAATAAGACCACCtttaaaaggaggaggagaaaaaaaggggCGAGGGAAGGGAGACGGAAAGAAAGACAACAGAGGAACAGCGCGGGGCAGGCGGAGGCTGCCCGGGAGAGACCCGCAGCGCGGCCCCTGCGGACGCACGAAGGTCGGAACCGCTCTCGACATATGTACAAGTGTGCGGGTGAGTTAGACCTGGCTCGGCTTCCTTGGAAGTCACCGTTCTCAGCGCGTGGAGGGATCATGGCCACGTCAGGACGGCGACCCTCAGGGCGCTGGGAGCCAGGGCGGGCGCAGGAGGCGCACCGGGGAGGGGTCTGCACCCCGCGCCCGGGGCTTAGCGGCGGGACGCGCAGGCCGGGGCGGGCGCGGGCGAACCACCGCGGCTCCCGCTGCACCAGCCTTGCGCGCGCGTCCTGGGCCATGGAGTCCCAGCCGAGGCCTCGGCGGCCTGCGCAAACTTTACCCCGGCGGCGGCGAGGCCCGGGGTCCGGCACTCACAGGAAGAAGTCGGGTGCGCCCTTGGCCCCGCCGGGGCCTGCTTGCGGCGGCGAGGACTCCCGTGGGAAGCCGGCCCCGCCCGCGCCCCCGGGGCCGCCCCGGCCCGCCAACTTCTCGTATTTCTCCTTGTACAGGTCCCGCTCCTTGGCCAGGCGCCCCACCTCCAGCTTCAGCTGCTCCACCTGGCTCTGGAGCTGGCACTTCTCGCTCTCCAGAATGTGCCGCTGCTGCACCCGCTTGAAGCGGCACGACTGCGCGTAGCCGCGGTTCTTGAGCGTGCGCCGCTTCTGCTTCAGCCGGATGACCTCCTCCTTACTGAAGCCGCGGAGCTGCCGGTTCAGCTCCCGCACTGACATGGACACCAGCTGATCATCGGAAAAGCGCTCCTCCAGGCGCACGTGGTGGCCCGCGTTGCCGCCGCCGTGGCCCGCGCCGCCATGGTGGCCCGCGCCgccgtggtggtggtggtggtggtgatggtggtgggcgGCGTGGTGGTGATGGGCAGTGTGGTGCACGCCGTGGTGGTGGCCGGAGCCCATGTCGtccgcgccgccgccgcccgagAAGCCCTGGCCCCGGAAGGCTTCGTAGGCCGCGGTGGCTGCCGGGTGGTGAGTGCCGTGGTGCCCGGCGTGGTGGCCGCTGCTGATGAGCGCCTCCACCGCGTCCTCGGGCGTCAGGTTGAGCGCCTCGGGGTTGAGGTGGTGCTGGTAGCCGCTCATCCAGTACAGATCCTCCAGCGCCGGCTTCCCCGAGGCGCCCCCGACAGCGCTGGGCCCCCCAGTCGGTGGCCCGGGAGCACCCCCAGCCTgagccgcgccgccgccgccccccgcACTGCCGCCGCCGGTGCCCGGGCTGGGCGCGCAGAAGCTGGGCGAAGAGGGCACGGAGGAGCAGGGCGTGCTGAGCGGCGTCGAGGACAGTGAACCGGGAGGCAGGCGGTGGCAGAAGCGCTCGGCCTCGGGTGGCTCCTTCTTTACCTCGAACTTCATCAGGTCAAAGTCGTTCACGTACTCGATGGCCAGTGGGCTGCTGGGCAGCTCGGCGCCCATCGCCAGCTCCGCGGCCATCGCCCGGAGCCCCAGCCCCGCCGCCGCGCCCGGCCGCGCCCCGACgggcggcgggggagggggggcgcCACGGGCGTCACCCCCCTTGACTTCCCTCGGGCCGCGATCCTAGTAGGAGTGGGCTCTGGCTCCGGGTCGGGGCGCCAAGGGGCGCAGAGAAAAGTTTCGCGCAGCCAACTCGCAGGCGGCGCGCTGGGGACGCCGCCGGCAGGGCCTCTCGGGCGGCCCGGGGCCCGCTCCCGGCGGGCGCAGGGCCACTAGCCTTCTCCTATTCCCGGTCTTAGGTTGTCCCAGCCCGGACGGTGGCGGTGTGGCCCCGCCCCACGCCCCGCCCGCGCCGCAGGCCAGCCCCGCCTCCCACGGCCGAGCGCCGAGCGGCGCACGCCTTTATAGAGCCGGGCGCCGGAGCCCGCCTTCCCGGGAGGGGAGCGCGCCCCCGGGCCAATCGCAGCCCCAGCCCCGCCGCCCTCATTTGCCTATCCCCATGGCAACCCCGAGCCCAGCTGTCAATCTCCTGCGGGAAACAGCTGTGGGAAGGGGTAGGGATGGGCCGCTGGCGAGAGGAGTGGGCGCGGCCCCCTGGTGGCCACCGCGGGGGACTACAAGGGCGGAGGGCAGGCAGCGGGTGCCGGTCCAGGCAGCAGACTTTGGCCTCTGGAGACCTTAGGTCTGTGACCCGATGGCTGGAGGGTCCAAGGGAGCAGAGGGGGGCCGCGCTCAGGGAACTCCTTCAGTGCCTCTGTCCACATAGGTCACCTGGCCAGCCGTGTCCCGCTGCTTCCTCTTTATTCCTCGCCCAGCTCGCTCAGCTGGCTTGGAGCCGCGTCCCGCACCGCGAGGGTGGTGGCGCCCAGAGGGGGGACCTCCGGGCATCCTGACACTGGGTGACACTGCGCTGCCCGCGAGCACCAGCTATTTTTAGCCAGTGGTTGGGGCAGGTTCAGGAATTCAGTCAACAAAGTTGCTGGCACCTCCGGAGACGGGACACCTCGTGGAACCGCAGGGCTCTGAGCTTGTGGCGCGGGCGGAGAGGAAGAGCGCGTGCCACTATGGGGCCAGGCACAGGGATGGGGCACCGCCCAGAGGGCTGCCAGGCACTGGAAGGAATCTTAGACCCAGCTGCCCACCAGCCGGGTTTGGGCCTCTGGGCAGTTCGAGGCGCCTTGCTGGGCAGGGGCAGGATAGGGTCACAAGCAGGAAGCGGGCTACCATCTTCACACCCACCGCATGGCCCTACACTTGCTGGGAGGCAGCCTTAAGGCATGAGAGACTGGCAGAGAAGGGGCAAGTGAAAGGAGCAAAGCGGGTGAGGACCGAACTGTGGGGCCTGGGACCCCTGGAGTCCCTAACTCCAGAGGAAAGTGATGGGAGGGGAGCACACGGGAATTCCAGAGGCAGTATGACCCAAAGTGGATCTTTTTTATCCCTCTAAATTCTCTGTATTGCTGCTCTATGACTTTgatgatttaaaaagtaaatctcAAATGTAACCGCCCGTGCACAGAAAGAGACTGCAGAGATGCAGAGGAAGTCACCCACCTGCTGCCAGTGGGATTTGGTCTTCAGGGCTTTGCCTCACTCCCTCTCCAGGTATCTGCTGTCTTATAGGAAAAATGCCACGCAGTCAGAGCGAGCAACTTCTTCCTGTGCTGTCCTGAGGTGGCCCTGGCTCCTCACCCCAACTGCCCTCCATATCGCTGGGCAGCGCTGGGGCTTTGGTAGGCCAAGGCCTTCCTCTCTGCGCCTGGCCAAGGAACATGAGGAACCCCAAGTCCCCTCAGAGTCTGTCCCACAGGAGGTTTTGAGGTCCCCACTGTCACTCTGGTAGAGCACATCTCTCAAGACTGAGTACAGTGATGTGGCTAGCAGCTGTCCTCCAGGTGTAATCACGACCGCGCTATAGATGAGAAACAAAGCCCTGAAAAGTAGCAGGCCTTGACCAAGATTACACACGCAGCACGTGCTGGGACCCAAGACCACTGGGGCGGTCAGACGCCCCTTTGTACACCTGTGTCCAGAGGAAGGCTATGGATCAGAGTATGGTGCCTCACTGTGTAAACTGATGGTGTGGCTGCTTGTGCCCCCTGTGGCTTTCCTGAGGCTTGGGGCCAGGGGACCCTACTTGACCCTGGAAGCCCAAGGTCCAAGGATCCAGTTGTATGTCTGGGCTCCGTGTGTGCTCCCTTGGGAAGGGAGCAGAGGAGGAAGACAGATGCTGGCTTTGGGTGGCTGGCCTGCCTCCTCTGGGCCTGCCTGCCGCCTCAGGTGTGGCTCTAGGCAAAGGGGGGTTGGTCAGAATCTCACAGGGACAAAGAGTACGATTCCTAAATTGGTTTAAGTGGAAGCCTCCTAGGGGACACAGCTCCTGTCCTTGGGCCAAGGGACATTCATCCCCAGAGCCGTCCCTCCCAGTGCCTCCTCTCACTGTGAGAGGTGCAGGAACCTGCTAAGACTGGGGTGACACAGCAGACCCGCCCTGACCTGCCCACCCAGAGCCCTCCTCGAGGCTGGGTGCTCAGACAGCTCCTTTGAACTTGCTCTAAAGTCTGATGGTGGAGGAGGCTGGGCCCTGCCCCTGTCAGAGACCACCATGCTTCAGTCATCCACTTGCACAGTTTGGCACACATGGATGTGGGTGCGGGGAAGGGTGTGCAGGAACAAGtggcttccaggcagagggagcGGCTGGTGCGGGCAGCCCGTCACAGAGGACGCAGCGGGGCACTGCAGTCTATTGAAGACCGTGGTGGGGCGGGGTGGAGGGTTGGTTGTCTCTCCTGGGACAACCCTAGTGACCGCAAGTTGGAGGTGGTGAGCAGGGGCTGCATTTGGAGCTGGGGAGGAGCTATTAGGAATACCACCCTACACATCCCAGGATGAGATGAGGGCTCCCTGGGGGATGGGACAACCTGAAGCCAAGCACCATCCCCCACTCCCTGGACCAAAGTCCTCCTTGGCACTGGACTTGGCCTCTGAAGGCCAGTGGATCTGGCTGGCTTTCTAGAAATTCTGTGGGCCACcagtcctcccttcccctctcccatccCCCAACTCTTGGCCTCAGGCGTAGAAGGCCAGACTCCCTCCAGGGTTCTTGGTCCATCCAGTCATTCTGTCTCCTTGCCTCCCTGGAGCATGTTGGCACTGGGTGCTTGCTTGATCTTAGGACTCAGACCCCCTTCTTATTTGTTAGTCCCCACCAGGTTGGGTGGGAAAGGGACCAGTGTCCTGTCTAGTAAGGCCCTGCCAACGCCCTGCAGGGTACCAGGGTCAGAGGCCCAGGGCAGGTGTGGCTCCTGGGAGATCAGTTAGCTGTCCTGCCAGGCCTTGTGGGGAGAAGTAGTGAGGGTCCAGGCCCACTCATGGGGCTGCCCAAGGTGGTCAGTTgagtatgacaaaaaaaaaaaaaaagaagtggagagAGTGAAGGTGAACGTGGACTTCATATGCATGCATGGAGATAAAATAACGAAACCCACTAGAATTGTTTTtaaaggggaaaggagggataAAGTAATAGAGTGGGTGGGTTTATCAAAGTACGTAACATACATGTctgtaaatatcacaaagaaacccctttgtacaatgaataGGCGCTAATaaagggggggagaggaagaagaggaaggaagaaaaggagggggatgggaaggaggagggagcgggggcggggaggaggaggagacaggtGCACCCTGAGCCTGGGTCCCGGCATTCTATGGTGGACCACACCTCCCTAGGGATGCCTGCACTGACTTTTAACCCTCACAAAACTGCACGGGGCTGCCTGTGTGGCTTGGTGATTAAAGGCACTCCATAAATCTTTATTGAGAACCTACCATATGCCAGAGAGCCCCTGTTGAGGCACAAGCCACTGAAGCTTGGTCGCTATGTCCATGGTTCTGTAGGGGGACCTGTTCTGGGAGCGTGGGGACAGCTGGGAGGGCTGGAGGTTGGGATGACACAGCTGGGCAATGCAGCCCAATGGCAGCATTTTCACACTGGCGGGGACACATATCCACATGGTTGCTCTAACTGGCTGGTTGGCTTTCCTCTCAGCATGGTGGCTGGTTCCTAGCACAGCAGCCCAGAGAGCATCCCAGGGGAGGACAGAGACATCAGCTCACGTAGGTCAGGTTGTAGGTCGCACTAAGAAAGCACGTGTCACAAATTACCCCCCACTCAGCAGCTCAGAACAGCACACGGTGAGTGCATGAATGCACTGAATCACCATCAGGTCTGGGGTGCAGTCGAGGCTGCGGTAGGCTGTGGTCTGATTGGAAGAATATGCTCCCTGTGAGGTCAGGGTGCTGGCAGAATCGGTTCCGTTCATCTGCAGGACCCTGGTGTCCTGCTGGCTGGAGGCAGCAAGGGACTTCTCAGTGTAGCCTGACTTCCCAGGGCCAGCAAGCAGAAGCCGTACAAGAGTCCCACACTATG
Protein-coding regions in this window:
- the Mafa gene encoding transcription factor MafA, translated to MAAELAMGAELPSSPLAIEYVNDFDLMKFEVKKEPPEAERFCHRLPPGSLSSTPLSTPCSSVPSSPSFCAPSPGTGGGSAGGGGGAAQAGGAPGPPTGGPSAVGGASGKPALEDLYWMSGYQHHLNPEALNLTPEDAVEALISSGHHAGHHGTHHPAATAAYEAFRGQGFSGGGGADDMGSGHHHGVHHTAHHHHAAHHHHHHHHHHGGAGHHGGAGHGGGNAGHHVRLEERFSDDQLVSMSVRELNRQLRGFSKEEVIRLKQKRRTLKNRGYAQSCRFKRVQQRHILESEKCQLQSQVEQLKLEVGRLAKERDLYKEKYEKLAGRGGPGGAGGAGFPRESSPPQAGPGGAKGAPDFFL